In Magnetococcales bacterium, a single genomic region encodes these proteins:
- a CDS encoding cysteine hydrolase produces MNNILLVIDAQKIYSDPDSVLYCPEVHSTLEKINTLVRSFEERNKGIVFVRHMHLHDGSDTGRMYDFSGQSDGTFNFVQGSDEVEFMDDLHRPITAMTITKNRYSAFVNTDLSRLLTSLKADTVTICGFMTQFCCESTARDAHDRDFHVHFIVNATGNPGSPSRTQEEIRDMTGETLQEGFALVHRLDDFLSNATELLG; encoded by the coding sequence ATGAATAACATTCTTCTTGTTATCGATGCCCAGAAAATCTACTCGGATCCAGATTCGGTGCTTTATTGTCCCGAAGTTCATTCCACTCTGGAAAAAATAAACACACTTGTGCGATCGTTCGAAGAACGAAACAAAGGTATCGTTTTTGTGCGGCATATGCACCTGCACGACGGGTCGGATACGGGAAGAATGTATGATTTTTCAGGTCAGAGTGATGGTACGTTCAACTTTGTCCAGGGAAGTGATGAGGTCGAATTCATGGATGACCTCCACCGTCCCATCACTGCGATGACAATAACAAAAAATCGTTACTCTGCGTTCGTCAACACGGATCTGTCCCGATTGCTGACCTCGTTGAAAGCGGATACGGTCACCATTTGTGGTTTCATGACCCAGTTTTGTTGCGAATCCACTGCCCGTGATGCCCATGACCGTGATTTTCATGTTCACTTTATCGTCAACGCCACGGGAAATCCCGGCAGCCCCTCCCGAACCCAGGAGGAAATTCGCGACATGACCGGAGAAACGTTGCAGGAGGGGT